In Haliotis asinina isolate JCU_RB_2024 chromosome 15, JCU_Hal_asi_v2, whole genome shotgun sequence, one DNA window encodes the following:
- the LOC137266059 gene encoding protein phosphatase 1 regulatory subunit 12A-like produces MPTSEGGGTSKTITGGSQTVGSGSAKGAPVLRRRRTRIASEKKIADDEYMAAAIGDVEWLKQSLREIGGQINYDKNGLTAFHLAAIHGRLECLKLCIEKFKFDLNLPSSTGWRAVHLAISNQTGKRSLICLTYLLDKGADSSICNDDGISPVHQAASEGHVQCLKLLIERGAKVDGKDCRGNTPLDLAKLWGHRKCARILAAEVWHQDKDHVAREMSQLKKVRMQQILQELEEEEEVKAAQEFYGDQAFRQWLGSRQLEEKPTGPDLRRPPPDGLYRPNSHTLQRQTGKMKVSMVNKTPSLLEKGRNTDTSLYTESTEDQMQFDDNLSKMDEFSGEREQSMSMSISRSRSRSRPRSKSPGFINPNQWIFSTKLSEKDYVPNLKDEYPRNEYTMMPDNGNGPKYYEGKHIKYVEISEVDPHLKELKKKKLRKPDLPKEIIDRVLNKNPSPHDRPFHFKPKHIHDIHTKKKYEEDIKPKSEVPLHISHDLRSHLIKRSLSVPLSLSRSKSRPFSGTSDWMLDTFPREMVVHTMEQMSRRQHFPNVKGAEYVLNMGDLKGV; encoded by the exons ATGCCGACTTCTGAGGGCGGAGGAACGTCGAAAACGATCACGGGTGGGTCTCAAACTGTGGGATCGGGATCGGCAAAAGGAGCACCCGTTCTGCGAAGAAGACGCACTCGCATAGCCAGTGAAAAAAAGATCGCCGACGATGAATATATGGCCGCAGCAATTGGAGATGTGGAATGGTTGAAGCAAAGTCTCAGAGAGATTGGAGGACAAATAAATTACGATAAGAAC GGCCTCACTGCTTTCCATCTTGCTGCAATTCATGGTCGCCTTGAGTGTTTGAAGCTCTGCATTGAAAAGTTCAAGTTCGACCTGAACCTACCAAGTTCAACAGGATGGCGTGCAGTGCATCTGGCCATAAGTAATCAGACAGGGAAGCGGTCCTTGATCTGTCTCACCTACTTGCTGGACAAGGGAGCCGATTCATCCAT TTGTAATGACGATGGTATCAGCCCAGTCCATCAGGCAGCCAGTGAAGGACATGTGCAATGTCTTAAACTGCTCATTGAGAGAGGAGCAAAAGTTGACGGGAAGGATTGCCGTGGCAACACACCTCTTGACCTGGCTAAACTCTGGGGACACAGGAAATGTGCAAG GATCCTGGCAGCAGAGGTCTGGCACCAGGACAAGGACCATGTGGCCAGGGAAATGTCCCAGTTGAAGAAAGTACGTATGCAGCAGATCCTACAGGAactggaagaagaagaagaggtcAAGGCCGCCCAGGAGTTCTACGGAGATCAGGCATTCCGGCAGTGGCTAGGTTCAAGGCAGCTGGAAGAGAAGCCTACAGGTCCAGATCTTCGGAGGCCACCACCTGATGGACTCTACCGCCCCAACAGTCATACACTACAGAGACAGACAGGCAAGATGAAGGTGTCCATGGTCAATAAGACTCCATCATTACTTGAAAAAGGCAGAAACACAGACACTAGTCTGTACACAGAATCAACCGAGGACCAGATGCAGTTTGATGACAACTTGTCCAAGATGGATGAGTTCAGTGGAGAGAGGGAGCAGTCAATGTCAATGTCTatatcaaggtcaaggtcaaggtcaagaccACGTTCAAAAAGTCCAGGATTCATTAATCCCAATCAGTGGATTTTCTCAACAAAGTTATCGGAGAAGGATTATGTTCCAAACTTGAAAGATGAGTATCCACGTAATGAGTACACGATGATGCCCGACAATGGCAATGGGCCCAAGTATTATGAGGGTAAGCACATCAAATACGTTGAGATTTCTGAAGTTGATCCACATCTGAAGGAACTGAAGAAAAAGAAACTACGGAAACCAGATCTCCCAAAAGAAATCATTGATCGAGTACTTAACAAGAATCCATCTCCTCATGATCGACCTTTCCATTTCAAACCCAAACATATTCATGACATCCACACGAAAAAGAAATATGAGGAAGATATCAAACCAAAGAGTGAAGTGCCCCTACATATATCACATGACCTGAGGTCACACCTGATCAAGAGGAGTCTTAGTGTCCCACTGTCCTTGTCAAGGTCAAAGTCAAGACCATTTTCTGGGACCAGTGATTGGATGCTGGACACCTTCCCACGAGAGATGGTTGTCCACACCATGGAACAGATGAGTCGGCGCCAGCACTTCCCCAATGTGAAAGGAGCAGAATATGTCCTTAATATGGGTGACCTTAAGGGTGTGTGA